One Tumebacillus sp. BK434 genomic window carries:
- a CDS encoding FAD-binding oxidoreductase yields the protein MQRAAAVIIGGGVVGAAALHALAQRGVQHAVLFEQGRFGNGATGQSGGFLRVYHTDKFLTELAAESFPFFLRHREEVGYRQTGLLYLELEARVAAMQAEAQRLGLEFLPAAAGAVRFPELKWEGVGGAVYEVQGGYADPVRTTRFLIEQARECGALACEGTRVQRILTAGGRVTGVETSTGIVHTEHVVLATGAWTPRLAAGLGLQLPVRSKTIQVHFYKRPSGAALHPAFLDDTTDLYARPEAGGLSLIGLPVDEWDIDPDLLQGVDLAGAERTSKVAAKRLDWIHDATLSGGRRSFDAYTPDLRGILKPSVEIEGLILATGWSGAGFKLAPAIGERVANMIVPR from the coding sequence ATGCAACGAGCAGCAGCGGTGATCATCGGCGGCGGCGTCGTCGGAGCGGCCGCCTTGCACGCGCTGGCGCAGCGCGGGGTGCAGCATGCGGTCTTGTTTGAGCAAGGGCGATTTGGAAACGGCGCGACCGGGCAGTCGGGCGGATTTTTGCGGGTCTACCACACCGATAAGTTTTTGACCGAACTGGCGGCGGAGAGCTTCCCGTTCTTTTTGAGGCACCGGGAGGAAGTCGGGTACCGGCAGACCGGGCTGCTCTATCTGGAGCTGGAAGCGCGCGTGGCCGCGATGCAGGCGGAAGCGCAGCGGCTGGGGCTGGAGTTTTTGCCAGCTGCAGCAGGCGCTGTGCGCTTTCCTGAGCTGAAGTGGGAGGGAGTCGGCGGGGCTGTTTATGAAGTGCAGGGCGGCTATGCCGATCCGGTGCGCACGACCCGCTTTTTGATCGAACAGGCGCGGGAGTGCGGCGCGCTGGCCTGTGAAGGGACGCGTGTGCAGCGCATCTTGACAGCAGGCGGGCGAGTGACCGGGGTTGAGACTTCGACTGGCATTGTGCATACTGAACATGTCGTGCTGGCGACGGGAGCGTGGACGCCCCGGCTTGCTGCGGGATTAGGCTTGCAGCTGCCTGTCCGCAGCAAGACGATTCAAGTGCATTTTTACAAACGTCCGTCAGGCGCTGCACTTCATCCTGCCTTTCTCGACGACACCACCGACCTGTATGCGCGCCCGGAAGCGGGCGGGTTGTCGCTGATCGGCTTACCTGTCGATGAGTGGGACATCGATCCGGATCTGCTGCAGGGCGTTGACCTGGCAGGTGCAGAGCGCACGTCGAAGGTGGCCGCAAAGCGATTGGACTGGATACACGATGCGACGCTCTCCGGCGGCCGCCGCAGCTTCGATGCATACACTCCGGATCTGCGCGGGATCTTGAAGCCGTCCGTTGAGATCGAAGGGTTGATTCTTGCGACTGGCTGGAGCGGAGCCGGGTTCAAATTGGCCCCGGCGATTGGCGAGCGCGTGGCAAACATGATCGTACCGAGGTGA
- a CDS encoding MFS transporter, giving the protein MSEKRPSMFAPVKQRSFRNLFIGSLFSDSANWLDMTALAVVIAYEWGMGATEIAYMMIVLSLPWIFLGPLVAVWADRLPRRALMVICVLIRACLILGLFFVPNLYAMLCLVFLRATVATLYNPARMSAIRSLVDEEMLPQALSLGQMSMYLTQVGAPMLGGALIPLIGARQVFLVEVGFLLLAALFLSFMPPLKSEAADPNKERAPHFWKQFAEGIGHVRSKRILSVSIILMTIGMFIVMLYDGMLVIWTKDIGLGEHAFGYLISALGIGSVVGALLMGSLPKWHNKPLHTLVALALVCGLLNSVIGLGGLSIFSLDLWLWFLFFMFFGVFSAAATIPFSYIIQKETPGHLIGRVTGVSASTQAASMLLAPATGAWLTSYIKIGGTLLAAGLFMAVIAVFVLMFLTRILREKAGKVTETTAPSA; this is encoded by the coding sequence ATGAGTGAAAAGCGACCTTCGATGTTCGCGCCGGTCAAACAGCGTTCGTTCCGGAACCTGTTTATCGGCTCGCTGTTTTCCGATTCGGCCAACTGGCTGGACATGACGGCGCTGGCCGTCGTCATCGCGTATGAATGGGGCATGGGGGCGACGGAGATCGCCTACATGATGATCGTCTTGTCCCTGCCGTGGATCTTCTTAGGTCCGCTCGTCGCTGTCTGGGCCGACCGTCTGCCGCGCCGCGCGCTGATGGTGATCTGCGTGTTAATCCGCGCCTGTTTGATCCTTGGGCTGTTCTTCGTGCCCAACCTGTATGCGATGCTCTGCCTCGTCTTCCTGCGGGCGACCGTCGCCACGTTGTACAACCCGGCCCGCATGTCGGCGATCCGTTCCCTCGTCGACGAAGAGATGCTGCCGCAAGCGCTGTCGCTCGGTCAGATGTCGATGTACCTCACGCAGGTCGGCGCTCCGATGCTCGGCGGCGCTCTGATTCCGCTGATCGGCGCGCGTCAGGTGTTCCTCGTTGAAGTCGGCTTCCTGTTGCTTGCTGCGCTGTTCCTGTCCTTCATGCCGCCGCTGAAAAGCGAAGCGGCCGACCCGAACAAAGAGCGCGCACCGCATTTCTGGAAGCAGTTTGCAGAAGGCATCGGGCATGTGCGCTCGAAGCGCATCTTGTCTGTTTCGATCATCCTGATGACGATCGGCATGTTCATCGTCATGCTCTATGACGGCATGCTCGTCATCTGGACGAAAGACATCGGGCTTGGCGAGCACGCGTTTGGCTACCTGATCTCGGCACTCGGTATCGGTTCGGTCGTCGGTGCCCTGCTGATGGGCTCGCTGCCGAAATGGCACAACAAGCCGCTGCATACGCTGGTGGCGCTGGCTCTCGTCTGCGGCCTGCTCAACAGTGTGATCGGCCTCGGCGGTCTCAGCATTTTCTCGCTGGACCTGTGGCTGTGGTTCCTGTTCTTCATGTTCTTTGGGGTATTCTCGGCGGCGGCGACCATTCCGTTCTCCTACATCATCCAAAAGGAGACGCCGGGCCATCTCATCGGCCGGGTGACCGGGGTGTCGGCTTCGACGCAGGCAGCTTCCATGCTGCTCGCGCCGGCGACCGGCGCGTGGCTGACCTCGTACATCAAGATCGGGGGCACGCTGCTGGCAGCCGGTCTGTTCATGGCGGTGATCGCCGTGTTCGTGCTGATGTTCTTGACCCGCATCTTGCGCGAGAAGGCGGGCAAAGTCACCGAAACGACCGCACCGTCGGCGTAA
- a CDS encoding DUF6884 domain-containing protein yields the protein MKRLCIIPCGSRKIWDTQPDFAGPAEARAAYTGTFHKLCQAYAQKFFGDDWVILSAKHGFLRPTDIVPENYDVRFTSNNPLRDVSLEALIEQAQAKGLTACDDITILGGKKYTVIVPAVFGNAPAYHTPLQGCTGIGFMQQRLRQELEK from the coding sequence ATGAAACGCTTGTGCATCATCCCCTGCGGTTCGCGCAAGATCTGGGATACCCAGCCCGATTTTGCCGGACCGGCAGAGGCGCGTGCTGCGTACACCGGCACCTTTCACAAACTCTGTCAGGCGTATGCGCAGAAGTTTTTCGGCGACGACTGGGTCATTCTCTCCGCCAAACACGGTTTTCTCCGGCCGACAGACATCGTGCCGGAGAACTACGATGTCCGCTTCACGTCCAACAACCCGCTGCGCGATGTGTCGCTGGAAGCCTTGATCGAGCAGGCGCAAGCGAAGGGCCTGACCGCCTGCGATGACATCACCATCCTCGGCGGCAAAAAATACACCGTCATCGTCCCGGCCGTCTTCGGCAACGCGCCCGCTTACCATACGCCGCTTCAAGGCTGTACGGGCATCGGCTTCATGCAGCAGAGATTGAGACAAGAACTCGAGAAGTAA